TTAATCATAACAAGATTTAGCTAGATAAAAGGCTACACAATTCATCAATTTGTTGACTTCTTTCTATAATCAGTCGAGCGGCTATTGCTTGGAGTTGACGAATATTTTCCGGCTTAGTATTGTCTATTGCCTCCAGTTCACTTGGTAGGAATGTTTGAAACCGATAATAAGAAGATTGATTACCTTTATGTTCAAACAACCGTTCTAATTCTCCGGCTATTACCTCACTACCACCGTCAAGGACAATATTTAAAAGTGGTCTCGCCCATTGCAAGAGTCCCCAATTTTTCACATCTTTATAAGGGTAGATAGTCGTCAGGGAACCCGTACCTAAAGAAACTATCAATATATCCTCGGTATTGAGGGATTCTTCGTTTTCTTGTTTACTAATTTGCGCCTCTACAATAGCCAAATTTGTTGGATTATTAGCAACTAATCCTCCATCGACTAAAGTATAGTAACCGCCGGGATTATGAGAAGTAGAAACCCGATGGGGAGCAAAATAAGTCGGAGTAGCACTCGTCGCCAATGCCGCATCTGTCACCGTAAAACCTGTACACAACTTGCGAAACTTTCTAGATTCAATCTGTTGTTTTTCAAGTTTGTTTGTGAAGAATACAGGAATTCGCTGCTCAATATCGTAGCTAGTTACGAAAACTTCTTTGAGGTTATTTTCCAGAGGGCTGTCTCCAAAATATTTCCTTAAAATTTCCTCTCTTCCCTCAGAAGAATATTTCGGCTGGATAAATATATCCTCTAATTGACCGAGTATTTGTTCAAAGAATGGTTCGTAAAATATCTCAGCCCCGTACTCAATATATATTTGTAAGAGATCCTCAGCAGTGTATTCAGCCACTGACAAGTCCTCAGATAACTCTGAAGTTAATCGTGGTTTGGTTAGTCCGAGTGCAAGAACTCCTCCGGTTGAAGTACCAGCAATTAAATCGAACAAAGTAAAAATTGGCTTTTGTGTCCGCTTTTCAATTTCTGCTAAGATGATTGCTGGAATAATACCCCGAATACCACCTCCATCAATGGAAAGTATTTTATATTTGGGTTTGGCTGTTGTATTCATAGTTTTTTTCGATTGCTCCTGAGTTAATATTTGCGGTTGCTCTTGCTGTTGAACATTGATTGAAACTTCACTTTGGCTTGTTTCCTCTGTTTTGGTTTCTTCACTCTCTGGTTGGGAACTTATAAGGGTATTGTTTGAAACTTCACTTTGGCTTGTTTCCTCTGTTTTGGTTTCTTCACTCTCTGGTTGGGAATTTATCAGGATATTGTTTGAAACTTCACTTTGGCTTGTTTCCTCTGTTTTAGTTTCTTCACTCTCTGGCTGGGAAATTATCAGGGTTTGAATGCTGCCAGATTCTTCTGTTTCTGTGTTCGTCTGCGTTGTTTCATTTTGTTGTATTTCGCTTTCATTCGATGATTGTGCCCCAAATGGAATATGTGCTAAATCCCAAGTAGGATTACCACGCAAAGTTCCATTATGAACATTTCCAGTCTGGTTACGGACAGTTGTTCCTTCTCCTTCATCTAATTTCCAGTAAGCTACTAATCCTTCTTCATTTCCGACTATCAGCCCAGAACGATGCGTCTGGATTTGTTCCTGAATACAGGGATAATTCCAGACGCTAATGTTAGCTAATTGTCCAGTGAAATATATGCGATTGTGTAAAGTTGCACCCAGAGTTATAGGACTAGTTGCTTTGTTTAAAGAAGAACCTGTAACAGACCCAGTATATTCATGTTCATCAAGATATATACTTATTTGACCTTGATTAAAAATAATGGCAAAGAAGTGCCATTGTCCGACAGTTAATTCTCCATTACCAAAGGTTTTGATAACCCTTCCAACACCCTCATCAATATATACATCTAGGTTCCCTTCTTCACTAATACCGAACTCAAAATTATCACTGTATCGGTCTGAAGAACGGGCAAAAAAGACATTGCGCGTTCCATAGGTAGTGGCTTGATTTGTTAGTTGATGAGGATTTATCCATCCTGAAATTGTAAAAGCTGAACTACCCTGAGCGAAAACACCACCAAGATCATTCTTGCCAAAATCTATATAATCATCTTGGCCATCAAATGTCAGAACTGATTGGGTATGTACCTGATTTGTCACAACATTTTAAGCTCCAAAGAAGAGTAATAGATTATAATAGTTTATAATGAAGAATTTGGAGTTTATAAGTCATAATTTGTAATTAAAAAAGTCAAACTTTAACTGTGTTTATAGATGTAAATCTATAAACGAACATTAAAAAATCCTCAAACAGTAGTTAACACTCCCTCTTGGATTAAGCGACGCACTAAGGTTAACTTGCTATTATCGACAAGACCTGGTATTGCTTTGATGGCAAACTCTTCAGAATCTAATTTAGATTAAATTGCAATGTCAAATGGCAAATTCAAAATTGTTTGCCCCATGCCCTATTTCCTATTTTTGAGTAAGTAGAATATCCGCGATCGCACTAGAAATTGAGAAGTGTGGTGAAAACACCTCCAGCCAGAAAAATTCCCCAACTGGATTAACCTCAAGGAATACATGCCGACCATCGGGGGTGACAATAATATCTATCGCCCCATAGTTTAACCCAAAATTATCCATTAATTTGAGCAGCTTTTTCTCAACATCTTCAGGCAAATCATAAGGTTTCCAAGCGTCTTTTAATGCCCTCCCCTCTTTGCGCCAATCGTAAGTAGAACCTTCCAAACTTTGAGAATCTACTGCCGCAGTAAATACCTGATGTCCCACAATAGTCGTGCGTAACTCCAGCGCCTTTGGCACGTTTTCCTGAAACGTCATCGGACAAAAACGCAGTCCTTCTAGATTCTCCAAATCATCATCTGTAACTGGAGTGGTAAACACAACGAACTCTTCCCCCCGTTCGCCAAAGATAGCAAAAGAAGAAAGCATTTTTGTGACTATACCTTGCTCTTGACACTCCGAGGCAAATTGCTTAACTGCCTCTGGATTATTTGTAGTTAGAGTGCGTGGGGTAAGAAGTCCTACTTCTCGTGCAACTTGCAACTGTAGTTGCTTATTATTAGCCCGATCCACATTTATCATTTTGTCGAAGTGGAATCCTTTAATGCTGGCAATCATACCCCTAACAGTGGTGCGGCATTCTTGAATTGACGCTTCTCTATATTGCTTATCCATTGATTGGGGGATTTTTAGTCCATAGCGCATCCTGCGATACCAAACCGAGGAAACTTCACTCAAATCCAGCTTCTGTTCCCCATCAGTAATAATTACCCGCTCAGCATCACCGTGGTAAATATCTAGCTTCACTTCCGTGGGAAATCTGTCTGTATCAAAACGAAATGCTTTTTCGCCTCTAGCCTCAATTGCTTTTATTACCAGAGGAATACTTTCGTTGTCTTGACTAAAAGTAATTATTAATACTGCCATTTGATTTTAGATTTTGGATTTTAGATTTTGGATTGATACCAGCCCCAAAAGGGGGAAGTTAAAAGTCAAAAGTCAAAATTATTAAGGATTACCAAGAAATAAATTATCCAATCTTGTGGGGTGGGCGTCTCGCCCGCCCTAGGTTTGGGGCGGACAAGATGTCCACCCCCCAAGAAAAATTGTATATTTTTTAGAATGGAAGTCCCTTAAACCCCCTCATCTCCCTCATCTCCAACTCGCTATTAGCCTTCATCCCTTTTTTTCAAGTAGCGCATCTGCGATCGCACTCGCGATCGGTAAATCTAGATCTTTCTCGATCATTCCCCACTCTCCTACAGGATTATTTTCCAAAAACACATATTCTCCTGATGGTGTGAGGATGATATCCAACGAGCCAAACAAAAGCCCAAACTTACCCATAAAAGCTTGGAGACGACGCACTACTTCATCTGGAAGCTCATGATGTAGCCATGCGCCAACATCAACACCAGGTTTACGCCAATCAGCTTTCGATGCTGCATAAACACCTGCATCTAGCGCCCCCACAAATACTTTGCCATTCACATACACCACGCGCAATTCTAAACGCTTAGGAATTTGCTCTTGAAAAACCATCGGACAATAGCGCAGTGACTCAGCATCTTGTAAGTCTTCTTCTTTCACCTTGCTGGTGTAAAGAAAGAACGAGGAGCTAGCTTCCATACTGTAGGAAAGAGTAGTTAATAGCTTGCTCACCATTTTTCCGTTGACTTGATGGAAAAACTCCCGTGCTGCTTCAGCTTTGTTGGTGACAAGCGTCTTGGGAATCGTCAAACCTACTTCAGACGCAACCCGCAACTGACACAGTTTGTTTTGTGCAGCATCTACGCGATCTATATGATCTACCCAACGAGCATCTTTGAGGCTGTCCCAAAAACCATTTAAAGTCGCTCGTGATTCTCTAACACAAGCTTGTTGGAACTGTGGAGCCAATTCTGTACCCAGTTTTGGCTCCCAAATGCGCCGCATCCAAACAGCTTGCACCTGCTCTGTGCTGATAAACTGGTTGCCATATTCTATGGTGTGATAGGTTTTAGAATTGTCAAATTGTGCTGTTAACTGCACTTCTAGCGGAAACATATCAGTGTCGAGGCGGAATGGTTGCGCCCCTTTTTTTGATAAAGCTTCGGCCACTCTATCTATTGTGAAAAAATCACCACTATGAGTAATTAATAATACAACGTCACGCGACAGGTGCATAATACATTTTCTTTTTTGAATTTTTTAGAAGGTAAATGTTAACAACTACCAGAAAATAAATTACAGCAGATTACAAGTTAATCAAGCACACCCCACCCTAACCCTCCCCTTATAAAGGGGAGCCACTGCGCGATCGCGCTTTGCCGACAGTCACGCATGTGGCGTGAGGGAACTGGCTCTCTAATTTCCCCCCTTTATAAGGGCAGGGCTGTTTCATCCCCTAAAATGGTTAAAATTGCAACACTCAAAGAAATTAAAATTCATGACAAACACACAATTTTGATAAGAATTTTTGCGCCTTCAGCCTTAAATACATTGTTTTTCTTTGCGACTTTGCGACTTTGCGTGAGATTATACTCTTGACAAATCTCAAATAGCAGCGAATGAAACAGCCCTGCTTTATAAGGGGGGATTAAGGGGGGTAATTCGACTTGTGTATACACAGTAGCCCCTTAGCAAAGGCAGGATGCCCAAATAGTGCGGGTTAGTCTACTTCAATTTCATAAAAAGCGCTGTATCCAATCAGAATTTCTCACCTGCATTATGCCTCTGGCTAACACACGTAACAAACTATTTGATTGATAAATGTTCTTTAAATTTAAGCTCAATCACATCTAAAAAATCGATTACCGATGACAGTCATCAGCCATCAGTCAACACTATTATGTGTAACAGCTTACGCTCTGATCAATCCTTGAGAAAAGCTTATAATCAAAACTTTACTATTTTAGGAAAGCATGAAGAGCCAAAGCACACATAAATTAATAACTTGTGTACTCCTTCGCTTGAGCAAGCTACTGATAGCCGCCACCACATCAGGAGCTAGCTGGCTAATGCTCGACAACAGTCATCGGTCATCAGTTATCAGTAAACACAATTAATTTTATGTGGAGCTGCACTCTGATTTAGACATCTTCCCAATCAGAAGGCCACTTGAAAGTCCAGATTGGAATAGGGGTAGGTTC
Above is a window of Nostoc sp. UHCC 0702 DNA encoding:
- a CDS encoding patatin-like phospholipase family protein, translated to MTNQVHTQSVLTFDGQDDYIDFGKNDLGGVFAQGSSAFTISGWINPHQLTNQATTYGTRNVFFARSSDRYSDNFEFGISEEGNLDVYIDEGVGRVIKTFGNGELTVGQWHFFAIIFNQGQISIYLDEHEYTGSVTGSSLNKATSPITLGATLHNRIYFTGQLANISVWNYPCIQEQIQTHRSGLIVGNEEGLVAYWKLDEGEGTTVRNQTGNVHNGTLRGNPTWDLAHIPFGAQSSNESEIQQNETTQTNTETEESGSIQTLIISQPESEETKTEETSQSEVSNNILINSQPESEETKTEETSQSEVSNNTLISSQPESEETKTEETSQSEVSINVQQQEQPQILTQEQSKKTMNTTAKPKYKILSIDGGGIRGIIPAIILAEIEKRTQKPIFTLFDLIAGTSTGGVLALGLTKPRLTSELSEDLSVAEYTAEDLLQIYIEYGAEIFYEPFFEQILGQLEDIFIQPKYSSEGREEILRKYFGDSPLENNLKEVFVTSYDIEQRIPVFFTNKLEKQQIESRKFRKLCTGFTVTDAALATSATPTYFAPHRVSTSHNPGGYYTLVDGGLVANNPTNLAIVEAQISKQENEESLNTEDILIVSLGTGSLTTIYPYKDVKNWGLLQWARPLLNIVLDGGSEVIAGELERLFEHKGNQSSYYRFQTFLPSELEAIDNTKPENIRQLQAIAARLIIERSQQIDELCSLLSS
- a CDS encoding MvdD family ATP-grasp ribosomal peptide maturase, with translation MAVLIITFSQDNESIPLVIKAIEARGEKAFRFDTDRFPTEVKLDIYHGDAERVIITDGEQKLDLSEVSSVWYRRMRYGLKIPQSMDKQYREASIQECRTTVRGMIASIKGFHFDKMINVDRANNKQLQLQVAREVGLLTPRTLTTNNPEAVKQFASECQEQGIVTKMLSSFAIFGERGEEFVVFTTPVTDDDLENLEGLRFCPMTFQENVPKALELRTTIVGHQVFTAAVDSQSLEGSTYDWRKEGRALKDAWKPYDLPEDVEKKLLKLMDNFGLNYGAIDIIVTPDGRHVFLEVNPVGEFFWLEVFSPHFSISSAIADILLTQK
- a CDS encoding MvdC family ATP-grasp ribosomal peptide maturase produces the protein MHLSRDVVLLITHSGDFFTIDRVAEALSKKGAQPFRLDTDMFPLEVQLTAQFDNSKTYHTIEYGNQFISTEQVQAVWMRRIWEPKLGTELAPQFQQACVRESRATLNGFWDSLKDARWVDHIDRVDAAQNKLCQLRVASEVGLTIPKTLVTNKAEAAREFFHQVNGKMVSKLLTTLSYSMEASSSFFLYTSKVKEEDLQDAESLRYCPMVFQEQIPKRLELRVVYVNGKVFVGALDAGVYAASKADWRKPGVDVGAWLHHELPDEVVRRLQAFMGKFGLLFGSLDIILTPSGEYVFLENNPVGEWGMIEKDLDLPIASAIADALLEKKG